The Opisthocomus hoazin isolate bOpiHoa1 chromosome 20, bOpiHoa1.hap1, whole genome shotgun sequence genome window below encodes:
- the NSRP1 gene encoding nuclear speckle splicing regulatory protein 1 isoform X2 has product MDSGKGRYGLIMPKKLPQKNLVSKKLSVFADESDEEPSVGESLQKEALKKQAMKQTKLEIQKALEEDATVYEYDSIYDEMQQKKKEVNARVLSGKDDKKPRYIQNIIKAAEIRKKEQEKRMERKIQKEREMEGGEFAHKEAFVTSAYKKKLQERAEEEERERRQAALEAYLDVTKQKDLSGFYRHLLNQTVGEEEMPQCSFREARIKEDKSDSCYDESNQRKKCPHEGQRLKPSAKKESNPDTDTDLGTDSSDDGKRHKNSKVNLKKKKRRESSVSSEEEAKRHKSQRHSRSPSSSSVEEELHTKAQTNHLAKRGESRPSRRGNDELYREKDYERSRTHETDHQREKEERHRYGDHSNKDTYRRREEQDDKQRGKERKEREGHGREWRKAKEREEKGSEKEREKERIRNGKDRYNDREKERGEKCREKEDHMKERREKYGSDEKKYRERRESTPTSLEKEGEANLENERKGKERQVDEKGGSSSGISSEQKRKAGEEGEKEEKDQAQEPSESMSKFAKRSNEETVMSARDRYLARQMARVSAKCYIEKEED; this is encoded by the exons CCATCTGTTggtgaaagtcttcagaaagaAGCATTGAAAAAACAGGCAATGAAACAG acCAAATTGGAGATTCAGAAGGCTTTGGAGGAAGATGCTACAGTGTACGAATATGACAGTATTTATGATGAAAtgcaacagaagaagaaagaagtcaATGCCAGAGTGTTATCCGGAAAAGATGACAAGAAG CCCAGGTACATCCAAAATATTATCAAAGCAGCTGAGATTAGAAAGAAGGAGCAAgaaaaaagaatggaaagaaaaattcagaaagagcGTGAAATGGAAGGAGGAGAGTTTGCTCACAAAGAGGCTTTTGTGACTTCAGCCTATAAGAAGAAGCTGCAAGAAAGGGctgaggaagaggaaagagaaagaagacaggCAGCTCTCGAGG CGTACTTGGATGTGACCAAACAGAAGGATCTCAGTGGATTTTACAGACATCTTTTAAACCAGACGGTAGGGGAAGAAGAGATGCCTCAATGCAGCTTCCGTGAAGCCAG GATAAAGGAAGACAAATCTGACAGTTGTTATGATGAATCCAACCAAAGGAAGAAATGCCCACATGAAGGACAAAGGCTGAAGCCCTCCGCTAAGAAAGAGAGTAATCCAGACACTGATACCGACTTAGGAACTGATAGTAGTGATGATGGTAAGAGACACAAAAATAGTAAAGtaaatttgaaaaagaagaaaaggagagagagctCTGTGAGCAGTGAAGAGGAGGCTAAACGTCACAAGAGCCAGAGGCATTCCAGGTCACCCAGTTCATCCAGTGTGGAGGAAGAGCTGCACACAAAAGCCCAAACAAATCATCTTGCAAAGAGAGGAGAGAGCAGACCAAGCAGAAGGGGAAATGATGAACTATACAGGGAAAAAGATTATGAGAGAAGTAGGACCCATGAAACGGATCAccaaagggaaaaggaagagcGCCATAGATATGGGGATCACTCTAATAAAGATACCTACAGAAGGAGAGAAGAGCAAGATGATAAAcaaagggggaaggaaagaaaagagagggagggaCATGGCCGAGAATGGAGGAAagcaaaggagagagaagagaagggcTCAGAAAAGGAacgagagaaagaaagaataagaaatgGTAAAGACAGATATAATgacagagagaaggagagaggggagaaatgcagagaaaaggaagatcatatgaaggagaggagagaaaaatatggtagtgatgaaaagaaatacagagagaggagggaaagTACTCCTACATCTttagaaaaagagggagaggctAATTTGGAAaatgagagaaagggaaaagagagacaAGTGGATGAGAAGGGAGGATCCAGCTCTGGAATTTCATCTGAGCAGAAACGTAAAGCTGgagaagaaggggagaaagaggagaaagaccaAGCACAGGAACCGTCTGAGAGCATGAGCAAATTTGCCAAACGGAGCAATGAAGAGACAGTCATGTCAGCAAGGGACCGCTATCTGGCAAGGCAAATGGCGCGTGTCAGTGCTAAATGTTACATAGAGAAGGAAGAGGATTAA
- the NSRP1 gene encoding nuclear speckle splicing regulatory protein 1 isoform X1, whose translation MAALGKQYGLIMPKKLPQKNLVSKKLSVFADESDEEPSVGESLQKEALKKQAMKQTKLEIQKALEEDATVYEYDSIYDEMQQKKKEVNARVLSGKDDKKPRYIQNIIKAAEIRKKEQEKRMERKIQKEREMEGGEFAHKEAFVTSAYKKKLQERAEEEERERRQAALEAYLDVTKQKDLSGFYRHLLNQTVGEEEMPQCSFREARIKEDKSDSCYDESNQRKKCPHEGQRLKPSAKKESNPDTDTDLGTDSSDDGKRHKNSKVNLKKKKRRESSVSSEEEAKRHKSQRHSRSPSSSSVEEELHTKAQTNHLAKRGESRPSRRGNDELYREKDYERSRTHETDHQREKEERHRYGDHSNKDTYRRREEQDDKQRGKERKEREGHGREWRKAKEREEKGSEKEREKERIRNGKDRYNDREKERGEKCREKEDHMKERREKYGSDEKKYRERRESTPTSLEKEGEANLENERKGKERQVDEKGGSSSGISSEQKRKAGEEGEKEEKDQAQEPSESMSKFAKRSNEETVMSARDRYLARQMARVSAKCYIEKEED comes from the exons CCATCTGTTggtgaaagtcttcagaaagaAGCATTGAAAAAACAGGCAATGAAACAG acCAAATTGGAGATTCAGAAGGCTTTGGAGGAAGATGCTACAGTGTACGAATATGACAGTATTTATGATGAAAtgcaacagaagaagaaagaagtcaATGCCAGAGTGTTATCCGGAAAAGATGACAAGAAG CCCAGGTACATCCAAAATATTATCAAAGCAGCTGAGATTAGAAAGAAGGAGCAAgaaaaaagaatggaaagaaaaattcagaaagagcGTGAAATGGAAGGAGGAGAGTTTGCTCACAAAGAGGCTTTTGTGACTTCAGCCTATAAGAAGAAGCTGCAAGAAAGGGctgaggaagaggaaagagaaagaagacaggCAGCTCTCGAGG CGTACTTGGATGTGACCAAACAGAAGGATCTCAGTGGATTTTACAGACATCTTTTAAACCAGACGGTAGGGGAAGAAGAGATGCCTCAATGCAGCTTCCGTGAAGCCAG GATAAAGGAAGACAAATCTGACAGTTGTTATGATGAATCCAACCAAAGGAAGAAATGCCCACATGAAGGACAAAGGCTGAAGCCCTCCGCTAAGAAAGAGAGTAATCCAGACACTGATACCGACTTAGGAACTGATAGTAGTGATGATGGTAAGAGACACAAAAATAGTAAAGtaaatttgaaaaagaagaaaaggagagagagctCTGTGAGCAGTGAAGAGGAGGCTAAACGTCACAAGAGCCAGAGGCATTCCAGGTCACCCAGTTCATCCAGTGTGGAGGAAGAGCTGCACACAAAAGCCCAAACAAATCATCTTGCAAAGAGAGGAGAGAGCAGACCAAGCAGAAGGGGAAATGATGAACTATACAGGGAAAAAGATTATGAGAGAAGTAGGACCCATGAAACGGATCAccaaagggaaaaggaagagcGCCATAGATATGGGGATCACTCTAATAAAGATACCTACAGAAGGAGAGAAGAGCAAGATGATAAAcaaagggggaaggaaagaaaagagagggagggaCATGGCCGAGAATGGAGGAAagcaaaggagagagaagagaagggcTCAGAAAAGGAacgagagaaagaaagaataagaaatgGTAAAGACAGATATAATgacagagagaaggagagaggggagaaatgcagagaaaaggaagatcatatgaaggagaggagagaaaaatatggtagtgatgaaaagaaatacagagagaggagggaaagTACTCCTACATCTttagaaaaagagggagaggctAATTTGGAAaatgagagaaagggaaaagagagacaAGTGGATGAGAAGGGAGGATCCAGCTCTGGAATTTCATCTGAGCAGAAACGTAAAGCTGgagaagaaggggagaaagaggagaaagaccaAGCACAGGAACCGTCTGAGAGCATGAGCAAATTTGCCAAACGGAGCAATGAAGAGACAGTCATGTCAGCAAGGGACCGCTATCTGGCAAGGCAAATGGCGCGTGTCAGTGCTAAATGTTACATAGAGAAGGAAGAGGATTAA